One part of the Moorena sp. SIOASIH genome encodes these proteins:
- a CDS encoding tetratricopeptide repeat protein, protein MNLNKSKRPTIWVTALVSLISVGLITPLPTVGQTTIAQQQESAQEQLAKAKQLNQQVIDLNEQGKYSEAIPLAQDALRIRQQVLGEEHLDIATSLNHLAELYREMGKYQQAEPLYIEGLEMRRRLLGDEHPDLAESLHDLAGLYSSMGRYQQAEPLLNQALEMRRRLLGNEHLDVAESLNNLAGLYFSMGRYQQAEPLLTQALDMRRRLLGKEHPDLAESLNNLAGLYFSMGRYQQAEPLLTQALDMRRRLLGDEHPDLALSLHDLAGLYFSMGRYQQAEPLLTQALEMYKRLLGNQHPSVATSLNNLAGLYFSMGRYQQAEPLYIQALEMRRRLLGNQHPDVATSLNNLAGLYRTMGRYQQAEPLLTQALEMNRRLLGNQHPDVAASLNNLAALYFSMGRYQQAEPLYIQALDMRRRLLGNQHPFVAASLNNLAELYRSMGRYEQAEPLYIQALDMRRRLLGNQHPSVATSLNNLALLYDSMGRYQQAEPLYTEALAMWRRLLGNQHPDVAASLNNLAALYESMGRYQQAEPLLTQALEMRRRLLGDEHPDLAQSLNNLAGLYKSMGRYQQAESLLTQALEMWRRLLGDEHPNVAKSLNNLAVLYQLMGRYQQAEPLYIQALEMRRRLLGQEHPNVAQSLNNLAALYQSMGRYQQAEPLYTEALEMNRRLLGDEHPDVALSLNNLAFLYQSMGRYSEAEPLLTQALEMNRRLLGNEHPSVVNNLNNLAYLHHSQGNIEQALEFLEAGLDIQELNLERNLVSGAEKQKREYMKTISGTRDRAISLHLNSAPDNERAAGLALTTILRRKGRLLDFLTHSQQLLRQRLDSQSQELLDRLNNTRTQLATLTYNRPDKLPLEEYRNQLNELRNQEQELVVKISRRSREFAQINQPVTIETIQQLIPLDTALVEFVEYKPFNPKKSSWGNPRYAAYVLRSKGAPQGIDLGEVDALKPLWEILELSLQTVYLPTPKVKEAARKVDEKLMAKVRPLLGNSRRILLSPDGYLNLIPFEALVDQDNRYLVESYGFTYLTSGRDLLRLSNPNRKLTQPVLLGAPDFENSAQTTALGEENQIVATRSLRDFNPSEWGLSPLPGALEEVNAIAKMLGVEPLLGAQANEAALKQVTRPRILHIATHGFFKEIPDSEEFTSGDNALLSSWLALAGINNNKPDNDLEDGIFTALEATGLNLSGTKLVVLSACNTGLGNISAGEGIYGLRRALVIAGSESQVISLWNVNDEATKYLMVSYYQGLQDNQGRSEALRRIQLQMLASPEYNHPIYWASFIPSGNWRSMGEE, encoded by the coding sequence ATGAATTTAAATAAATCAAAAAGGCCAACAATTTGGGTAACAGCTCTAGTTAGTTTGATCTCAGTAGGACTAATTACGCCCCTGCCCACTGTGGGACAAACTACCATTGCCCAACAACAGGAATCAGCACAAGAACAACTAGCCAAAGCTAAGCAACTGAATCAGCAAGTTATTGATCTTAATGAGCAAGGGAAATATTCGGAAGCGATTCCCCTCGCCCAGGACGCTTTGAGGATTCGACAGCAAGTGCTGGGGGAGGAACACCTAGATATAGCTACCAGCCTCAATCATCTGGCGGAACTCTATCGTGAAATGGGAAAGTACCAACAGGCGGAACCCTTATATATCGAAGGGTTGGAGATGAGGAGACGGTTGCTGGGGGATGAACACCCTGATCTGGCAGAAAGCCTCCATGATCTGGCGGGACTCTACTCTTCAATGGGAAGATACCAACAGGCAGAACCCTTGTTAAACCAAGCCTTGGAGATGAGGAGACGCTTGCTGGGTAACGAACACCTTGATGTGGCAGAAAGCCTCAATAATCTGGCGGGACTCTACTTTTCCATGGGAAGGTACCAACAGGCGGAACCCTTGTTAACCCAAGCCTTGGACATGAGGAGACGGTTGCTGGGGAAGGAACACCCTGATCTGGCAGAAAGCCTCAATAATCTGGCGGGACTCTACTTTTCCATGGGAAGGTACCAACAGGCGGAACCCTTGTTAACCCAAGCCTTGGACATGAGGAGACGGTTGCTAGGGGATGAACACCCTGATCTGGCATTAAGCCTCCATGATCTGGCGGGACTCTACTTTTCCATGGGAAGGTACCAACAGGCGGAACCCTTGTTAACCCAAGCCTTGGAGATGTATAAACGGTTGCTGGGGAACCAACACCCATCTGTGGCAACCAGCCTCAATAATCTGGCGGGACTCTACTTTTCCATGGGAAGGTACCAACAGGCGGAACCCTTGTATATCCAAGCCTTGGAGATGAGGAGACGGTTGCTGGGGAACCAACACCCTGATGTGGCAACCAGCCTCAATAATCTGGCGGGACTCTATCGTACAATGGGAAGGTACCAACAGGCGGAACCCTTGTTAACTCAAGCCTTGGAGATGAACAGACGGTTGCTGGGGAACCAACACCCTGATGTGGCAGCCAGCCTCAATAATCTGGCGGCACTCTACTTTTCCATGGGAAGGTACCAACAGGCGGAACCCTTGTATATCCAAGCCTTGGACATGAGAAGACGGTTGCTGGGGAACCAACACCCATTTGTGGCAGCCAGCCTGAATAATCTGGCGGAACTCTATCGATCCATGGGAAGGTACGAGCAGGCGGAACCCTTGTATATCCAAGCCTTGGACATGAGAAGACGGTTGCTGGGGAACCAACACCCATCTGTGGCAACCAGCCTCAATAATCTGGCTTTACTCTACGATTCTATGGGAAGGTACCAACAGGCGGAACCCTTGTATACCGAAGCCTTGGCGATGTGGAGACGGTTGCTGGGGAACCAACACCCTGATGTGGCAGCCAGCCTCAATAATCTGGCGGCACTCTACGAATCCATGGGAAGGTACCAACAGGCGGAACCCTTGTTAACCCAAGCCTTGGAGATGAGGAGACGGTTACTGGGGGACGAACACCCTGATCTGGCACAAAGCCTCAATAATCTGGCGGGACTCTACAAATCCATGGGAAGGTACCAACAGGCGGAATCCTTGTTAACCCAAGCTTTGGAGATGTGGAGACGGTTGCTGGGGGACGAACACCCAAATGTTGCAAAAAGTCTCAATAATCTGGCTGTACTCTACCAATTAATGGGAAGGTACCAACAGGCGGAACCCTTGTATATCCAAGCCTTGGAGATGAGGAGACGGTTGCTGGGGCAGGAACACCCAAATGTGGCACAAAGCCTCAATAATCTGGCGGCACTCTACCAATCCATGGGAAGGTACCAACAGGCGGAACCCTTGTATACCGAAGCCTTGGAGATGAACAGAAGGTTACTGGGGGATGAACACCCTGATGTGGCATTAAGCCTGAATAATCTGGCTTTCCTCTACCAATCCATGGGAAGGTACTCAGAAGCAGAACCCTTGTTAACCCAAGCCCTGGAGATGAACAGACGGTTGCTGGGGAACGAACATCCTTCTGTGGTAAATAACCTCAATAATCTAGCTTATTTACATCATAGTCAAGGAAACATTGAGCAAGCCCTAGAGTTTCTTGAAGCAGGATTAGACATCCAAGAACTCAATCTAGAACGTAATCTCGTCTCTGGTGCTGAAAAGCAAAAACGAGAGTACATGAAAACTATCTCTGGCACAAGGGATAGAGCCATTTCTCTACACCTAAACTCAGCTCCCGATAATGAAAGAGCAGCTGGTCTAGCGTTAACAACTATCCTACGTCGCAAAGGTCGTTTACTTGATTTCTTGACCCATAGTCAGCAACTGTTGCGTCAACGCTTAGATTCCCAAAGCCAAGAATTACTAGACCGACTAAACAATACTCGCACCCAACTCGCTACCCTCACCTACAACCGACCGGATAAGCTTCCCCTTGAAGAATATCGTAATCAGCTCAATGAACTAAGGAATCAGGAACAGGAACTAGTCGTAAAAATTAGTCGGCGCAGTCGTGAATTTGCCCAAATCAATCAACCAGTCACCATCGAAACCATTCAACAACTGATTCCATTGGATACGGCACTGGTAGAATTTGTAGAATACAAACCCTTCAATCCCAAAAAGAGTAGCTGGGGTAATCCCCGTTATGCCGCCTATGTACTCCGTTCTAAAGGCGCACCCCAAGGCATTGATTTAGGGGAAGTAGATGCTTTGAAACCTCTGTGGGAGATACTTGAATTATCCCTTCAAACCGTATATCTTCCCACCCCTAAGGTAAAAGAAGCAGCCCGCAAGGTGGATGAGAAGCTGATGGCGAAAGTTCGTCCTTTGTTGGGAAATAGCCGCAGGATTTTATTGTCTCCAGACGGCTACCTCAACCTCATCCCTTTTGAAGCTTTAGTAGATCAAGACAACCGGTATTTAGTAGAAAGCTATGGTTTTACCTACCTCACCTCCGGTAGGGATTTACTGAGATTATCCAATCCCAATCGCAAGCTTACCCAACCAGTGCTTTTGGGAGCACCAGATTTTGAGAATTCGGCTCAAACTACTGCCCTTGGGGAAGAAAACCAGATAGTAGCAACCCGCAGCTTACGTGACTTTAATCCTTCCGAGTGGGGCTTATCCCCTTTACCGGGTGCTCTTGAGGAAGTGAATGCGATCGCAAAGATGCTGGGTGTGGAGCCGTTGTTGGGTGCTCAGGCTAATGAAGCAGCATTGAAACAAGTTACTCGTCCCAGAATACTACATATTGCTACCCATGGTTTTTTCAAAGAAATACCTGATTCGGAAGAGTTTACTTCAGGGGATAATGCCTTACTTAGCTCATGGTTAGCATTAGCAGGAATTAACAACAACAAGCCAGATAATGATCTAGAAGATGGCATCTTCACAGCCTTAGAAGCAACCGGATTAAATTTATCAGGTACAAAGCTGGTGGTGTTATCAGCCTGTAATACTGGCTTAGGCAATATCAGTGCTGGGGAGGGAATATATGGCTTGCGTCGAGCGTTGGTAATTGCCGGGTCAGAAAGCCAAGTCATTAGTTTGTGGAACGTGAATGATGAGGCTACGAAATATTTAATGGTGTCTTATTATCAAGGATTGCAGGATAACCAAGGGCGTTCTGAAGCTTTGCGAAGGATTCAGTTGCAAATGCTAGCAAGTCCAGAGTATAACCATCCCATTTATTGGGCGAGTTTTATTCCTTCTGGTAATTGGCGCTCTATGGGTGAGGAGTAG
- a CDS encoding phosphorylase — MNLSQVTIPVTIILVPQGAEYQAICRGINQITGRPLPLILSIPIGEEPVTKYLETWLQTTTNLPQHSLPKVVLMGLCGSLSPNYSVGDIVVYNDCVVIDRNQDRPQPLVQQCCSQLTSLVHQQLGNKANLVRGLSSDRIIWSSLEKRQLGQSYHADVVDMEGFATLSVLNPKGFAVAMVRVISDDSYYNIPDLTPAISADGSLKPLPFAIGMVKQPIAATRLIRGSLRGLKVLQQVSIRLFS; from the coding sequence ATGAACCTTTCCCAAGTAACTATTCCGGTCACGATCATTCTTGTTCCCCAAGGAGCAGAATATCAAGCAATTTGTCGAGGAATCAACCAGATTACTGGTCGTCCATTACCTCTGATTCTATCTATTCCGATAGGAGAAGAGCCTGTAACTAAGTATCTAGAAACATGGTTACAAACTACAACAAATTTGCCCCAGCACTCCCTACCTAAAGTAGTGCTAATGGGATTGTGTGGCAGCTTATCTCCTAACTATTCCGTTGGTGATATTGTTGTTTATAACGATTGTGTTGTTATCGACCGAAACCAAGATAGACCTCAACCACTGGTGCAACAGTGCTGTAGCCAACTGACTAGCTTAGTTCACCAGCAACTAGGCAACAAGGCTAATTTAGTGAGGGGATTGAGTAGCGATCGCATAATTTGGTCGAGCTTAGAAAAGCGTCAACTCGGTCAGAGCTACCATGCTGATGTAGTGGATATGGAAGGATTTGCTACCCTATCGGTACTTAATCCCAAAGGATTTGCTGTAGCAATGGTAAGAGTAATTAGTGATGATAGCTATTACAATATCCCAGACCTCACCCCAGCTATTAGTGCTGATGGGTCACTGAAACCTTTGCCCTTTGCCATCGGTATGGTAAAGCAACCAATAGCAGCTACCAGACTAATTCGAGGTTCCCTACGAGGGTTGAAAGTATTACAGCAAGTAAGTATTAGGCTTTTCTCTTAA
- a CDS encoding SpoIID/LytB domain-containing protein has translation MASKGFPIFIVAMLKSIIVLGGRHWWLSFLLWMVLIAPVQAAIELRVAVEQGVKQVTLGSSTTAIVRDGTGQAVGNLNAMAGMTAETNGSGIKLGQWQGKSLWIEPKDNGYVWIGDRWYRGRTRLVSSDKKLTAVNHVDLEHYLYSVIGAEMSPSWPIEALKAQAVAARSYVLHQRSKSKSDIYDVGDTQRWQVYKGLNSETVSTHQAVNATAGQIMTYGNKVILAVFHAASGGHTENVEDIWWSEPIPYLQGVPDYDQGTPVYQWTKTFSASQLSQKIPGVGNIIAMTPVERTPRGRVITLQVEGSSSTKTIKGKELRKILALKSRLFTVSKTENGFQFNGRGYGHGLGLSQWGAYNLARRGSNYLQILSHYYSSAKLAQID, from the coding sequence ATGGCATCAAAAGGCTTTCCCATCTTTATTGTAGCTATGCTCAAGTCAATCATTGTTCTAGGAGGGCGTCATTGGTGGCTCTCTTTTTTATTGTGGATGGTTCTAATCGCACCAGTTCAGGCAGCGATAGAACTGCGAGTAGCGGTTGAGCAGGGAGTCAAACAGGTAACCTTGGGGAGTTCCACCACAGCCATTGTCCGAGATGGGACAGGTCAAGCCGTGGGAAACTTAAACGCAATGGCGGGTATGACTGCGGAAACTAACGGTAGTGGAATTAAGTTAGGTCAGTGGCAAGGGAAATCCCTCTGGATTGAACCGAAAGACAATGGTTATGTTTGGATTGGCGATCGCTGGTATCGGGGGCGCACTCGACTGGTTAGTTCTGACAAGAAGTTAACAGCGGTCAACCATGTTGATTTAGAACACTATCTCTATAGTGTCATTGGCGCAGAAATGAGTCCCAGTTGGCCTATAGAAGCCTTGAAAGCCCAAGCAGTAGCAGCTCGTTCTTATGTGCTCCATCAACGGAGCAAATCCAAGAGTGATATCTATGATGTAGGAGATACCCAGCGTTGGCAAGTTTACAAGGGTCTAAATAGCGAAACAGTCAGCACTCATCAGGCGGTTAATGCCACAGCTGGACAGATAATGACTTATGGTAATAAAGTGATTCTCGCTGTTTTCCATGCTGCGTCTGGAGGACATACAGAAAATGTAGAAGATATTTGGTGGAGTGAACCCATTCCTTACCTACAGGGTGTACCTGATTACGATCAGGGCACACCAGTCTACCAGTGGACAAAAACTTTTTCTGCTAGTCAACTGAGCCAGAAGATTCCTGGTGTAGGTAATATCATCGCCATGACCCCAGTGGAGAGGACACCCCGAGGCAGGGTGATCACTCTTCAAGTAGAAGGGAGTAGCAGTACCAAGACGATTAAGGGTAAGGAATTACGCAAAATCCTAGCTCTGAAAAGTCGGCTGTTTACGGTGTCTAAAACCGAAAATGGTTTCCAATTCAACGGTCGCGGTTATGGTCACGGATTGGGGTTAAGTCAGTGGGGAGCCTACAACTTAGCCCGTCGGGGATCGAATTACCTACAAATTTTGAGTCACTATTACTCTAGTGCTAAACTAGCCCAGATTGATTGA
- a CDS encoding endonuclease/exonuclease/phosphatase family protein: MTEIIPWYIPKLSFGASGEPMRLFLFNVLFSNTQYADAIALVKEEKPTIAAFLEAKDPWPKQLEDLREVLPYSISIPELQMEVYSRLPLQESEILEYGKFRGLVKLDLRIAGADASVIVTHAYPKFYFGKPEYFGKQEDFGNQEDFGNQEDLEKQRWQWRNQDLEEEIGDYIRKIEKPVVLIGDLNVTMWSPYYKSLIERSGLRDARAGFGVLPTLSKFSPANPWLAIPVDHCLVSRDVKVIKMRTGPDLGSDHLPVITDILIPVSAISYQLSAISYQLSAISYQLSAISFRVISFWI, encoded by the coding sequence TTGACAGAAATCATTCCTTGGTATATTCCTAAACTAAGCTTTGGCGCTTCCGGTGAACCCATGCGTCTGTTTCTGTTCAATGTCTTGTTTTCCAATACGCAGTATGCTGATGCTATTGCCTTGGTTAAAGAAGAAAAGCCGACCATTGCCGCTTTTTTAGAAGCCAAAGACCCTTGGCCTAAACAATTAGAAGATTTAAGGGAGGTTTTACCCTATAGTATCAGTATTCCAGAACTTCAGATGGAAGTATACAGTCGTTTACCATTACAAGAATCAGAAATTCTGGAATACGGAAAATTTCGTGGTCTGGTCAAATTAGATTTAAGGATTGCTGGAGCAGACGCTTCAGTCATTGTTACTCACGCCTATCCAAAATTTTATTTTGGGAAGCCAGAGTATTTTGGGAAGCAAGAGGATTTTGGAAACCAAGAGGATTTTGGAAACCAAGAGGATTTGGAAAAGCAACGTTGGCAGTGGCGCAATCAAGATTTAGAAGAGGAGATTGGGGATTATATCAGAAAAATTGAAAAACCAGTGGTGCTAATTGGTGATTTAAACGTTACGATGTGGTCACCCTACTATAAAAGTCTAATCGAACGTTCCGGATTGCGTGACGCTCGTGCTGGGTTTGGGGTTCTACCAACTTTATCAAAATTTTCACCAGCCAACCCTTGGTTAGCTATTCCTGTAGACCACTGTTTAGTCAGTCGAGATGTTAAGGTGATCAAGATGAGAACTGGCCCTGATCTTGGTTCGGATCATCTCCCGGTAATTACTGATATATTAATTCCTGTATCAGCTATCAGCTATCAGCTATCAGCTATCAGCTATCAGCTATCAGCTATCAGCTATCAGCTATCAGCTATCAGTTTCAGGGTTATTTCATTCTGGATCTAG
- a CDS encoding NAD(P)H-quinone oxidoreductase subunit N, with translation MALITTGKSFIRALEKSGALAVYAPLEGGFEGRYQRRLRAAGYTTISITAKGLGDPAAYLTGIHGVRPPHLGKKNMGQSSAVGDVYYLPPLVNYQLSALSPKSKGLVLWILEGIILSSQEVDYLTTLPQQEPRVKVILEMGGDRAFRWQPLKETLPGLVSVANF, from the coding sequence ATGGCACTGATCACCACCGGCAAGTCATTCATCCGGGCACTAGAAAAGTCTGGTGCATTAGCAGTTTATGCACCATTAGAAGGTGGGTTTGAAGGTCGTTATCAGCGGCGTTTGCGGGCTGCTGGCTATACCACCATCTCCATTACTGCCAAAGGACTAGGAGATCCAGCCGCTTATCTAACTGGAATTCACGGTGTTCGCCCTCCTCATCTGGGCAAGAAAAATATGGGTCAATCATCTGCAGTCGGTGATGTTTACTACCTGCCGCCGTTGGTAAATTACCAACTGTCAGCCCTATCTCCCAAGTCGAAAGGGTTGGTGCTGTGGATTCTTGAAGGAATTATTCTATCTAGTCAAGAAGTTGACTATTTAACGACATTGCCCCAGCAAGAACCACGAGTAAAAGTAATCCTAGAGATGGGAGGGGATCGTGCTTTCCGTTGGCAACCCCTCAAAGAGACTTTGCCGGGACTGGTTTCTGTAGCCAATTTCTAG
- a CDS encoding VWA domain-containing protein, giving the protein MLEQRDYTLIIDKSGSMSIRDQLGGKSRWQIMQESTLALANKCEELDPDGITVYVFAGRFKRYDNVTADKVLQIFQENEPSGRTDLAGVLLDATNDYFKRKASGQTKENGETILVVTDGEPDERKAVMKVIIEASRRIDVDEELGISFIQIGNDLQATKFLKILDDELQNAGAKFDIVDTVTIDQMEDMTLTEVLINAIID; this is encoded by the coding sequence ATGCTCGAACAACGTGACTACACCTTAATCATCGATAAAAGTGGCAGCATGTCGATTAGGGATCAACTGGGTGGAAAAAGCCGTTGGCAAATCATGCAGGAGTCTACCCTTGCCTTAGCCAATAAATGTGAAGAATTAGATCCAGATGGCATCACCGTTTATGTATTTGCTGGTCGCTTTAAACGCTACGACAATGTAACCGCAGATAAAGTCCTACAGATATTCCAGGAAAATGAACCATCGGGACGCACGGATTTAGCTGGTGTTTTACTTGATGCCACCAACGACTATTTTAAACGTAAGGCTAGTGGCCAAACCAAAGAAAATGGAGAAACCATCTTAGTCGTCACTGATGGGGAGCCTGATGAACGGAAAGCTGTGATGAAGGTGATCATAGAAGCATCACGGCGTATTGATGTCGATGAAGAACTAGGAATTTCCTTCATCCAAATCGGGAATGATCTCCAGGCAACTAAATTCCTAAAAATATTAGATGATGAGCTGCAAAATGCTGGGGCTAAGTTTGACATCGTAGATACGGTAACTATTGATCAGATGGAGGATATGACTCTCACTGAAGTTTTGATCAATGCTATTATTGACTAA
- a CDS encoding VWA domain-containing protein, with the protein MGGSLVENRDYTLIIDKSGSMSSPDYQDRSKSRWQIAQESTLAVARKCEQLDPDGITVYLFSSRFRRYDNVTSDKVEQIFQENDPMGRTDLAGVLKDATDDYFKRKAAGQTKPNGETFLVITDGEPDDRKAVMRVIIEASRHIDRDEELGISLIQVGNDAMATRFLKALDDDLEGAGAQFDIVDTVTLEDMENMTLAEVLLNAIID; encoded by the coding sequence GTGGGAGGTTCACTCGTGGAAAACCGTGACTATACGTTAATCATCGACAAAAGCGGCAGTATGTCTAGCCCAGACTACCAAGATCGGAGCAAAAGTCGATGGCAGATTGCCCAAGAGTCTACCTTAGCAGTGGCCAGAAAATGTGAACAGCTCGATCCAGATGGGATTACGGTTTACCTGTTTTCTAGTCGCTTTAGACGGTACGACAATGTTACCTCAGATAAAGTCGAACAAATTTTCCAAGAAAATGATCCCATGGGTCGCACCGATCTCGCTGGTGTGCTAAAGGATGCCACCGATGACTACTTTAAGCGCAAAGCGGCTGGGCAAACCAAACCCAATGGAGAAACCTTCTTGGTAATAACCGATGGTGAGCCCGATGACCGCAAAGCCGTAATGCGAGTGATCATTGAAGCATCTCGGCACATAGACCGGGATGAAGAACTAGGCATTTCACTGATCCAAGTGGGTAATGATGCCATGGCAACTCGGTTTCTCAAAGCACTTGATGATGACCTTGAAGGGGCTGGGGCTCAATTTGACATCGTGGACACAGTGACTCTGGAAGACATGGAGAATATGACCTTAGCCGAGGTCCTGCTTAACGCGATTATTGATTAA
- the ldpA gene encoding circadian clock protein LdpA yields MTELYYPLHSLREGDWFKLICGASFQHLPAVRSLTLAYTLAGADCIDVAADPAVISAAKDALQVASTMGNEAKQRGFGFLGRPWLMVSLNDGEDPHFRKAEFDSDLCPGDCPRPCEKICPAQAITFQNGSEAYSGVIDQRCYGCGRCLPVCPHQLITTRSYVSAPFAIAPLILSNGVDAIEIHTKVGNLPDFKRLWNAIAPWCAQLKLLAISCPDGKDLIDYLKEIYQLIQPLPCPLIWQTDGRPMSGDIGMGTTHAAVKLAQKVIAAGLPGYVQLAGGTNNHTVSKLRAARLLNHYQVARLPVEGSPEKLKVGRLPVERSYNNLGQKATLREQPNNLPYSNPKGEQPNNLSYVAGVAYGSYARVLLSPILEKLEQDYDQDVDHHQGFLPNPSSRNLEDVPDLLWQAVADAHSLVAQLKSVKKIPESISFS; encoded by the coding sequence GTGACTGAACTTTACTATCCCTTACATTCATTAAGGGAGGGTGATTGGTTCAAGCTCATTTGCGGAGCCAGTTTTCAACACCTCCCTGCTGTTAGAAGCCTAACCTTGGCTTACACCCTCGCCGGTGCCGATTGTATTGATGTGGCAGCTGACCCGGCGGTCATTTCGGCGGCGAAAGATGCCTTACAAGTCGCCAGCACCATGGGAAATGAAGCCAAACAGCGAGGGTTTGGCTTCCTTGGCAGACCATGGCTGATGGTTAGCTTGAATGATGGGGAAGACCCCCATTTCCGAAAAGCCGAATTTGACTCGGATTTGTGTCCAGGGGACTGCCCTCGTCCCTGTGAAAAGATTTGCCCAGCACAAGCAATTACTTTCCAGAATGGCAGTGAAGCTTACTCTGGTGTGATCGACCAACGCTGCTATGGCTGTGGTCGTTGTCTTCCAGTTTGCCCCCATCAGCTGATCACTACTCGGTCATACGTATCAGCTCCTTTTGCGATCGCACCCCTGATTCTAAGCAATGGTGTTGATGCTATAGAAATTCACACCAAAGTCGGGAATTTACCAGATTTTAAAAGACTATGGAATGCGATCGCACCCTGGTGCGCTCAACTCAAACTCCTAGCCATTAGCTGCCCAGATGGTAAAGATTTGATTGACTACCTAAAAGAAATCTACCAACTGATCCAGCCTTTACCCTGTCCTCTAATCTGGCAAACTGATGGACGTCCTATGAGTGGGGATATAGGCATGGGAACAACTCATGCTGCTGTCAAACTTGCTCAGAAAGTCATCGCTGCTGGATTACCGGGATACGTACAGTTAGCTGGTGGTACCAATAACCACACCGTCAGCAAACTAAGAGCAGCTAGGCTGTTGAACCATTACCAAGTTGCTAGGTTGCCCGTTGAAGGTTCTCCAGAAAAGTTGAAAGTTGGCAGGTTGCCGGTTGAACGTTCTTACAACAACCTTGGCCAAAAGGCCACGCTACGCGAACAACCAAATAACCTACCCTACTCGAACCCCAAGGGCGAACAACCAAATAACCTATCCTACGTTGCCGGTGTGGCTTACGGTAGCTACGCCAGAGTTCTACTCTCACCGATTCTAGAAAAGTTAGAACAAGACTATGACCAAGACGTTGATCACCACCAGGGATTCCTTCCTAATCCCTCCTCTAGAAACCTTGAGGATGTACCAGATCTGCTCTGGCAGGCTGTGGCAGATGCCCATTCCCTGGTGGCTCAACTCAAATCAGTCAAAAAAATCCCCGAGAGTATCTCATTTTCTTGA